The genome window CCTCGAAGCCAGCCGCGCAATGGTGATGGGCGACCCGACTTCAGCCGCCACCTACATCGGCCCGATGGCCCGCTTCGACCTGCGCGATGAGCTGCACGGTCAGGTCCAGGCCACCCTGGAAGAAGGTGCCACCCTGCTGCTGGGCGGCCATAAAGTACCCGGCGCCGGCAATTACTATGCGCCGACCGTACTGGCCAACGTCACCGACCAGATGACCTCGTTCAAACAGGAACTGTTCGGCCCCGTGGCCTCGATCATCACCGCCCGCGACGCCGACCATGCGGTGGCCCTGGCGAATGACAGCGAGTTCGGCCTTACCGCGAGCATCTTCACCAGCGACCCGGCGAAGGCGCGGGACATCGCCAATCAGCTGGAAACCGGCGGCATCTTCGTCAATGCCTTCAGCGTCTCCGACCCTCGGGTGGCGTTTGGCGGGATCAAGAAAAGCGGCTTCGGGCGTGAGTTGTCGCACTTCGGCGTCCGCGAGTTCTGCAATGCCCAGACCGTGTGGCTGGATCGCACATAAATCAGAGCAGCGCCAGACCCGGGGCAAGCCCTAATGCCAGTCAGTTAAGGAGGAACACTGTAACTGTGGCGAGCGGGCTCGCCCCGCGTTGGGCTGCGCAGCAGCCCCAATAAAAGCACTGCAGTGTGCCAGACAGCTCCGGGGCTATGTTTTGGGGCTGCTTCGCAGCCCAACGCGGGGCAAGCCCGCTCACCACAGGTGACTGGTTGCCCGTTCTGCCCCTTAACTGACCGGCATTAGGGCAAGCCCGCTCACCACAGGAATCTGGTCGACTGAAATTGTTTATGCACGAATATGCCGCCGCACACACTGCACCAACCCCTCCAGTGCCTGCGACTTCACCGGCGCGAGCACACAGACCGTGTGTTCGCGCTGGTCCTCCTTCACCGTCAGGGTGTAATGCACCTGGCCCGGGTTACCGGGCGCAGGCTCACTGCTTTGCGGCAGTTGAAAGAAGTCGCACGCCTCGACCAACTGCCGCAACTCCTGCTGGTCCTGCTCGGGCAGGCTGTCCAGCTCAACCGTACGCGGCTTGGCCAGGCCCGGAAAAAAAGCAGGCCCGCCGTTTTCCTTCAGCGAAATTTGCATGGCTGTTCCTCACGTCAGACCGAAATACCGACCGCCTTCCAGCCCTCCTTGACCGCCTTTTGCTCATCCTTGTTCGCGCCATAGAGTCGACCGGCAACATCGTAGGTAATGCGCGCAAAGCGCAAAAACCCCGAGTTCGGCCGCAACCGCGCATCGCGCAATGCGTCGTACCAGATGCGCCCGGCACGCTCCCAGGCAAATCCGCCGATGTTTGTCGCCACCTGGTAGAACGCACGGTTGGGAATGCCGGAGTTGATATGCACCCCGCCATTGTCCTCGTAGGTTTGCACAAAATCATCCATGTGGCCGGGCTGAGGGTCCTTGCCCAGCAGCTTGTCGTCAAACGCGGTGCCGGGGGCTTTCATCGAGCGCAGCGCGGTGCCTTTGATCTTCTTGGTGAACAACCCTTTGCCGATCAGCCAATCGGCGTCCTCGGCCTTTTGCTTCAACGCATACTGCTTGATCAACGAACCGAACACGTCCGACAGCGACTCGTTCAACGCACCGGACTGATTGAAATACATCAGCTTGGCCTCATCCTCAGTGACACCGTGGGCCAGTTCATGGCCAATCACGTCGAGGGCCACCGTGAAGCGGTTGAACAACTCGCCGTCCCCATCCCCGAACACCATCTGGGTCGAGTTCCAGAACGCATTGTTGTAGTTCTGGCCAAAGTGCACGGTAGCGTCCAGGGCCATGCCAGCATCGTCGATGGAGTTGCGGTCGAAGACCTGATCGAAAAAGTCGAAGGTGGCACCCAGCCCATCATAGGCCTCGTCCACCGCCGCGTCGCCACTGACGGGCTGGCCTTCGCCACGGATCAGTTTGCCCGGCAGGCTGTCGCTACCCTCGGCGCTGTAGATCGAGCGCCGTTTGTCGGCGCCCATGGCCAGCGCCAGGTGCGCCGGCCCTTTGGCAGGCACCGCGACCATACGCAGCGAGCGGAACGTGCTGTCCTTGGCGCGGGTACGCAGCGCGATATCCCGTTGCGCTTTGTCACCGTTGCGCGCGATCTGGTCGAGCATATACGGCGGGATCAGGCAGAAAATCGGGTTACGGTGATGGCGATCACACATTGGCTGGCTCCTTGTTGGCGTGTGCTGAACGTCCGGGTGACCGTTTGAGGATAGCCCCCAGGGGTTGGTGCGCATGATCAATTGTCATTAACCTATGTTGCAGTCGTGTTTATCCAAGGAGGACTGACCGATGCCCGCACGTAAAACCAAAATCGACCTCGCCCACCGCCCCCGGCTCACCGACCTGCGCCCGCTGATCGCGCCGAGCCCCACGCTGCTGGAGGCACGCGCAGCGACACCCCGCGTCACCCCGGCCAAAGACTTGAAGGACCGGCGCGGCTATGCGGAGGACTTTCTCGGCAGCTTCGGGGTGCCCTGGCCCACGCTGGAAGAAGCGTTGGCGAGTGATGCCCAGAAGCGCCTGGACTACACACACTTCTCCATCACGATGTCACGTGCCAAGCGCCTAGCGCTGTATGTGGGCGTGAACATCGATGGCGGGCAGCATGTGGACATCATCCGCAGCAACGACACCTGGGCCTACGATGGCCGCCTGCCGGTCGACGCCCAAGTCGGCGAAGCGCTCTACGCCAGCAATGGCCTCGATCGCGGCCACCTGGTGCGCCGCCAGGACCCCAATTGGGGCGACGTGGCGCAAACCGCCAACCTCGACACCTTCCACTTCACCAACTGCTCACCGCAGATGAGCGGCTTCAACCAGAAGACCTGGCTGGAACTCGAAGACTACATCCTCGACAACACGCAACGCTGGAAAGCCCGGGCCACAGTGTTCAGCGGCCCGGTGTTCGCCGACGACGACCGCATGTACCGGGGCGTGCAGATCCCCAAGGCGTTCTGGAAGGTGGTCGCCTACCTCAGCGATGACGGCAAGCCTTCGGCCAGCGCCTACATGATCGATCAGAGCCGCGAACTGGGCCAGTTGGAGCTGGTGTTCGGCCAACTGCGCACCTACCAGCGCAGTGTGATCCAGATCGAGCGCCTGACCGGTATCCGCTTCGGCAACCTGGCCGACTACGACGGCTTCAGCAACGAAGAACGCGCCACCGGCACGCGGATTGAAGCGCTGATCCAGGGGCCTGAAGACATTCGTCTTTGATCAACGCTTCACAGGTTGATCCGCGTTGACAACCGACACTCACCACGACGCGAGGCGAGCCGCTCTTGATCTGGCTGATACGATTCCATCAAGGGTGAACACTGCAACTGTGGCGAGCGCCGTACCCAGGCGAGTCAACGGGCTAGCCATCATTGCGCATTGATGTAATGAAACTGTGCCTGCGTTTTCTCGACTGCCGCACGCACGGCGTCTTTCTGCGCCTCAGTGCCCGAGTAGTAAATCTGCATACCCTTTAAGTTTTGCCCTTCGACTGCTTTGCCGATCACCGCAACATCAACCGGCGTGCTGGCACCGATAATCAAAAAGAACACATCGCCCAAGCGTTTGGCATCAAGCAGCTCTGCCCTGAGGTGCGCGGCATTTTGCTCACCCGCCATGGAAATCGCCAGGGTATCGCCGAACATACCGCTTTTGGGGATGCTCATCGTATGCAGCCGGAGCTTGTCCGACCCAGCCGGCATCGACTTGACATAGGCGGAGGCGGCCTCATCAAGAATCTGCTTTTCAGATTTACCCTGGGTGGCACAACCGACGAGAGCGGCGGCGAGGGCGAGCGCGACGAATAATTTCACTGTCTATTCCTTGAGATAAAGCGATCCATGGGCTGCGCATCATAGGAGCCCCACCTTCAAAGAGCCACTGCTGGTTTCACGGCCTCCCGCTCGACCGCGTGATCGACTACCATACCGCGCCGGTTCCCAAACGGGACTAATAGGGAATCCGAGGCACGGTACACCCGCGCCAATCGGAACTGCCCCCGCAACTGTAGGTGCTGAGCCTGCTCCTAGATGCCACTGGACCTCGTCCGGGAAGGCTGGAGCGTGGCGACGACGCATCAGTCAGGAAACCTGCCGGCTCACGCTCAATCACTAACCGGCGGGGTGTCCGGGAAGGACATTCTTGCCTGTCGCGCCCCCGGCGCCCGAGAGTGGATTTCCGAATGGCACGCACGCTTCACTCGGAGATCGCCCCATGCTGCCACGCGTTACCGCCCTGCTCACAGGTATCGGCTTCTGTGCCCTGGCCCACGCCGCGCCCACTCACTACCCGCTGACCGTGGAAAACTGCGGCAGCCAGATCACCTTCCCGCAAGCCCCCGCCCGCAGCGTGACCATCGGCCAGGCGGCCACCGAGATGCTCTATGCCCTGGGCGTAGGCGATAAAGTGGTCGGCACTTCACTGTGGTTCAACAGCGTGTTGCCGCAGTACAAGGCGCAGAACGATAACATCGAGCGCCTGGCCAACAACGAGCCGAGCTTCGAAGCAGTGATCGCCAAGCGCCCGCAGCTGGTGGCCGCCGAGCTGGAATGGGTGGTGGGGCCGCAAGGCGTGGTCGGCACCCGCGAGCAGTTCCATGAACTGAAGATCCCCACCTACCTGCTGCCCTCCGACTGCGAAGGCAAGGACAACCTGGTGGGCGCCGACGGCACGCGGCTGGAGCCGTTTCGCATCGAGACCATCTACAAAAGCATCCGCCAACTGGCACAGATTTTCGACGTACAGGATCGCGGCCAGCAGTTGAACGACGAACTCAAGGCGCGCCTGGCCAAATCCGTCGCCACCGTGCAGGGCAAAGGCCTCAAGCAGGCCAGCGCGCTGGTGTGGTTCTCCAGTGCCGAGATGGCCAGCGACCCGTACGTGGCCGGCCACAAGGGCATCCCCGAATTCATGCTGCAAACCCTGGGCCTTTCCAATGTGGTGCAGTCGGATGAAGAGTGGCCAGCCGTGGGTTGGGAAACCATCGCCAAGGCCAACCCGACCTTCCTCGTCATCGCCCGCATGGACCGCCGCCGCTACCCGGCCGACGACCATGAAAAGAAACTGGCCTTCCTGCGCAGCGACCCGGTCACGCGCAACATGGACGCGGTGAAAAACAACCGCATCATCATCCTCGACGCCTTGGCGTTGCAGGCTAGCATCCGCATGTTCGACGGCCTTGAACAACTGGCCACGGCCATCGACGGCTACGACCTGCCAAAATGATGCGCACCCTGCTCGCCCTGGCCCTGCTCCTGATTGCCGTGCTCGCCGGCGTGGCCATCGGCGAAACCGCCATCTCGCCACAGGTGGTGCTCCAGGTACTCGCCAACAAACTGTGGGGCGCCGGCTACGTGCTCGACCCCATCGATGAAGGCGTGGTGTGGAACTACCGCCTCACCCGCGCCCTGGTCGCTGCGGCCTGCGGTGCCGGGCTGGCGACCTGCGGGGTGATCCTGCAATCGCTGTTGCGCAACCCGCTGGCCGATCCCTACCTGCTGGGCATCAGCGCCGGCGCTTCGACCGGTGCGGTGCTGGTGGCGTTGATGGGGGTGGGCGGCGGCTTGGTGTCGTTGTCGGCGGGCGCGTTTGTCGGCGCGATGGCGGCGTTTGCCCTGGTGATCCTGTTGGCGCGGGCCAGTGGTTCGGCCAGCGGCACCGGGCAGATCATCCTCGCCGGCATTGCCGGCTCGCAATTGTTCAATGCGCTCACCGCGTTCCTGATCACCAAGTCGGCCAGTTCCGAACAGGCCCGCGGCATTATGTTCTGGCTGCTCGGCAACCTCAGCGGCGTGCGTTGGCCTTCGGTGTGGCTGGCGGTGCCGGTGGCAGTCGTCGGCTTGACTGTGTGCCTGTGGCACCGGCGCGCGCTGGATGCGTTTACCTTTGGCAGCGACTCGGCGGCGTCCCTCGGCATCCCGGTGCGTCGCGTGCAGTTTGTGCTGGTGGGCTGCGCGGCGCTGGTGACGGCGGTGATGGTGTCGATTGTCGGCTCTATCGGCTTTGTCGGGCTGGTGATTCCCCATGCCGTGCGCCTGTTGCTTGGCACCGGGCATTCGCGGCTGTTGCCCGCCAGCGCGTTGGGTGGTGCGTTGTTCCTGATTGCGGCGGATGTGCTGTCGCGCACGCTGATCAAAGGCCAGGTGATTCCGGTCGGTGTGGTCACCGCGCTGGTCGGTGCGCCGGTGTTTGCGCTCATCCTGATTGGCCGGAGGAATGCGCGATGAGCGTATTGAGCTGCCGCGGGCTGGGCTTCAAGGTGCGCGAGGCCGAGTTGCTGCGGGATGTTCATCTGGACGTGCAGTTGGGTGAAACCCTGGGGATTGTCGGACCGAACGGCTCAGGTAAATCCACCTTGCTCAAGCTGCTCGCCGGCTTGCGTGCACCCGCATCCGGCGAAGTGCTGCTGGGCGGCCAGCGCCTGGGCAAGCTGTCCCGCCGCGCCATCGCCCAGCAACTGGCGGTGGTGGAGCAACAGGCCGACACCGACGACGCCATCCGCGTATTCGACGCCGTGGCCCTGGGCCGTACGCCATGGTTGTCGGCGCTGAGCCCGTGGTCCGTTGAGGACGACACCATCGTGAAGCAAGCCCTGCACGACGTCGACGCCACCCACCTGAGCCAGCGCGCCTGGCGCAGCCTCTCGGGCGGGGAACGTCAGCGCGTGCACATCGCCCGTGCATTGGCGCAACGGCCGCAGATTCTATTGCTGGATGAGCCGACCAACCACCTGGATATCCAGCACCAGTTGGCGATCTTGAAGGGCGTGCAAGGGTTGCCCGTCACCACCTTGATTGCCCTGCATGACCTTAACCAGGCATTGACCTGTGACCGCCTGGCCGTGTTGGATCGCGGGCAGTTGGTGGCCCTGGGCAAACCGCTGGAAGTGCTGACGCCGCAGCGCTTGCACGAGACGTTCGGGGTGCAGGCGCATTACCTGACGGACCCGTTTGATGGGGCGCAGATCCTGCGACTGCGCCCGGTATGACCAAACCTTGTAGGAGCGAGCTTGCTCGCGAAAAACGTCAACGATAACGCGTCCTGGCTGGATGAACGCGGCGCCTACGAGGTCTTCGCGAGCAAGCTCGCTCCTACAGGGGTCTGCAGCAACCGCTGCATATGCGTCGTCCGCCACACCGGGTCTGCTTCCACATCCACCACGTCGAACCCCTGCCGAACCCAGAACTCAATCGCCCCCGGCAAGAACGGGTGGGTATGCAGGTACATCACCTCAACCCCATCCGCCTGCGCCATCGCTTCCAATGCACGGTACAACTGCCCCGCCAAGCCAAAACGGCGAAACCCTGGCGCTACGAACAAGCGCACCACCTCCACCGTCTTGCGGCCCTGGTAGTCCAACTGCGGGAAACGCCCGTCATAGGGCAGATAGCCGATGGCAGCGACGATCTGGCCCTCATCACGTGCGATCAGAAATCGTCCATCGCCGTGCAGATAGATCGCCTCGAAACGCGCCAAGTCCGTCTGCATCCCCGTCGCTCTGAGCTTGGGGAAAAGCTCGGCACGGGCTTGCAACACGAACCTCAATACCTCAGGGATATCCGAGGCAGCGGCCACCTGAATGATCGGGCGTGAACTCATGCAACGGCTATCTGCGTAATCCCCACCACCTGCGCTTGCTCCAGAATTTCATCCGGGCTGGCATCCGCGGGCGGCAGGATCAAGCCATTCTCGGCGTCGCCAAAATGCAGCTGTAGCAGGTGCAATGCCGCTTCATGCACCGGCAATTGGGGTTGCTTGAGTTCGAACACATGGGTGCGGGACTCTTTGTTGAACAAATAGTCGAGGGCGTATTCGCGCATGGGGAGTCCTTTTTAGAGAATAAGAGCAACCGAACAACCTGACTAATCGATCAAGTTTTAAGTTCCCAATTCATTTGCGCGTTCATAGCGAAGGTAACCATGGGCGTCTGTCCCCACCGCGATAAACCCTGCACATTCATACATCAGCCGGGCAGGGTTGTCTGGGCGCACGCTTAAACTCAGGTGAGTGCAGCCGCTGCCCCGCGCCGCAACCCCATAAGCCTGCAGTAATGCCCGACCTATCCCGTTGCGCCGATAAGCTTCGCTGACGTTGATCGTGTACAGCTCGGCAAAACTGTCCTCGGGTTTCCATAGCGAATACCCGACAAATTGACCGTCGAGCACCGCTACAGTGAGCAGCTCGAAGTTATCGACCCACAAAGCGAGGTTGCGCTCCACCTGCGAGCGCCAGCCGGCTTCGTGGGTGGGCTCCCACTGTTGGATGTAGGCCAACTCCCCTCGGTAGATTGACGGGAGGTCAGTGACAATCGCCGGGCGTAGGCTAAGTGAGTTCACAGGCACGTTTTTTCCTTGGCGCTGTATTGAAAGGCGAAAGATTAATCGGACGATGGAAGGTTGAGTACTTCCCCGTTCATCCGCTGGCTTATCCACTCACGGCTATAGGCAAGCACTTGCGTCCCCATCACCACCGGAAAATGAATAAACCCATGCGCCGCCTCCGGCAACAGATACGCCTCTGCCCCCGGCCACCGCTCAGCGATCAACAGCGTGTCATCCTTCAACGGGTCCAACTCCCCCACAAACATCAACGCCGGTGGCAGGCCTTCGAAGTCGCCATACAACGGCGATAACGGCGGTTGCCGACGCTCATCATCGCTGAGGCCAGGTGTCAGCATGCGCAACGCTTCAACCATACCAGGCCCGTCCAGCAATAACGTCTGCGGCCCCGCCGTACGCACGCTCGGGGTACCGGTCAAGTCGTAGACGCCGTAGTACAACACGGCCCCACTTACCCGCTGGAGCAACTGCGGCCATTGCTTCAACGCCAACAATGTCGCCGCCGCCAGGTGCCCGCCGGCCGACTCGCCGACGACGAACACCGGCAGGCCGGCAAACTCGTTAGTGGTGAGCAACCAACGCGCCGCCGCCAGGCAGTCGTCCATCAGCCCTTCCACCGGCGTGTCGACCGCCAGCCGATAATCCACCGACACCACCGCCACCTCGCAGGCGTTGACCATGCCCAGGTTGAGGTCGTCATCCATCTGCGCATTGCCGATTACCCAACCGCCACCGTGGATATCCAGCACCACACCCTTGGGCTTGCCGCTCGGTCGCAGGATACGCACGGGTACGGAGTCAACCATTTTGCATTCAGCAACCGGCGCTTTCTTGAGCATTTGGCTGGTGCGCAACAGCGCCTGGATCAGGCGCGGCGTGACGCGATTACGAATTTTGAAACGCGGCATCCAGGCAAGCTTCTGGTTGAAGCGGCGCATCTCGGCCAGTTCCGGCTCACTGGCGGGCCAGGGTGTATAGGCCATCAACGGTTATTCCGCAGGATCGAGAAGTTCAGCGCCGCCGCCACGCACAGCCACGCCAGGTAGGGGAACAGGATCAAGCCGGTGATCAAATCCAGCTGCACCGCCAGTACCACCATGGTCGCCACGGTCAGCCACAGCACCGCAAGAATCACCATCCCGGCCACGAGGCGATGGGCGCCGAAGAACACCGGCGTCCACAGGGTGTTCAACGCAATCTGCGCCGCCCACAGGGCCAACACCATTTGGCTACCTGGGATAAGGCTCAGGCGATAACCGGCCCAGGCCAGCAGCAGGTAGATGATCGTCCACGCCACCGGGAACAACCAGTTGGGTGGGGTGAAGCTGGGTTTGACCAGGGAGTCGTACCAGGCGCCGGGTTTGAAGATGATGCCGGTACTGGCAGCGGCGGCGCAGGCGAGCAGGAAGATGAAGAAGGTCATGGGCGGTCCTTGGCTGGGTGTTTCAACTTTGACGCGTAGGACGCGGGTAAAAGTTCACTGCGATTCAGGGCATCACGATGTTCAGCCAAGGCCAGCGTGCCTGATAACTGCGGGCCTTCTGCACAAACAACGCCGGCTCCGGATGCAGCGGGTTGATGCGCAACACGCCCTGCTCCACATCCTCCAGCCCATAAGGCACATACACCTCGCCCGTGGCAATCTCCAGGCCGATGCATGTGCCCGCCACCAGGTAACGGTCAATCCCCTGCCTGGCCGTGTGCAACTGCGGGTAAGGCCGACCAAAGCGCTCGCCGTACCACAGATGCACCCGCGCCTGGTTCTTGACCTCGACGTTGACGCCCAAGTCCTGGAACAAGCGCTCGGCCGCACGGATCACTGCGTCTTCAGCCTCGTAGGACAGGTCGGTATCGAAGTAGAAAACGTCGTAGTCCTTTACGCCCTGGGCCGCCGGCAAATTCGACTGATGATTCCACACCGCCTGGAACAGGCAGCCGGCCGTGAGGAAGCACTGGTCCACGCCCAGGTCGGGCAGGCGCGCAGTGATTTCGGCGTTGATGGGGTTGGCCATGGCCAGGTTGAGCAGGGTTTCGACAGTCAATGTCATGGGCTCTCCGTTATCGGTGACGCGCTCGAACGACAGAGGTTACACCACGGCGTGGAGGGTTTCGTGACAGCAGGATTTCTATACACTTTGCCGCGGGCTAAAAACCTGCCCCAATCGTCAAGGATAAAACGATGCGAATCACCGCCATGGCCCTCGTCGCCACCAGCACCCTATTGCTCACCGCCTGCAGCGAGAGCGCTTCAGACACCGACATCCAAGCCGCCCTGCAACCCCGCCTGGAAGGGGCTTCCTGCATCAGCGCACCGATGTTCAAAGACTTCCCCGTGACCCTGGGTGACAGCTTCACCCGCAGCGTGTCCAAGGGCAACGCACCGGCCTTCGATGCGTTGGTCGCTGCAGGCCTGTTGGCCAAGAGCGACCAGACCTACACCCTCACCGAACCAGGTAAAGCCGCCCACGTGCCCCAGGCCTCCGGATTCTGCTACGCCCAGGGCTATGAGATCGCCAGGGTCCAGAGCACCGAGGTCAACACCGATCAGATGGGACCGGCCGTGGAAAAATCCTGGCAGGTGACCGTGGACATCCGCCAGAAGCCCGTCGCCCCGTGGGCGAAAAACCCGGCGATCGAACAACTGACGCGCCACCCGGAAAACCTCTCCGAAGCGCCGAAAACCTACCACGTGACCGTCGGCCGGGTGAAGGGTGAACAAGGGTTGCAGTTGATCGACCCGCGCTTTTCGATCTCACGCGGGATCAGCGTGAGCCAGGGCTTCTGACCTCAGCCCTTCAACTCACTAGCCCGATGCGCCGCCGCGTCGTCGTACACCACATACAACGACTCGGCGACCTGGCTCTTGATGGCTTTGGTGGACTCAAGCCCCAGCACAAAACCCTCGGCCTTGCCGCCGGCGCGGTTGAGTTCCTCAGGGGTGGCGGCGCCGGTAATGGCGTCGAACAGTTTGGTGGCATGGGGGCCGACGCCCTTGGGCAGGCTGATCTGGTCGATGGACATGGGCGATACCTTAAAAGAGAGAATTCGGTAGCGCGTGGAACCACTGCCGGGGTGGCATGGTAGACCGGCTGGCTGAGAAAAGGGGGGCTTTTTCATGACCCTCCCCACACCACCGTGATAGCGCTAAGCTACATCCCCATCCCGCCCCGCAGGCCCAGCACCATGACCCTCTCCCCCGACTTCACCCCCTGGGCCTCCCTGCTCGGCGGCGCCCTGATCGGCCTCAGCGCCGGCCTGTTCATCCTGCTCAACGGGCGCATCGCCGGTATCAGCGGCCTGCTCGGCAGCCTGCTGGCCAAACACGCTGAAGGCCGCGCTGAAAAGGGCCTGTTCCTGCTCGGCCTGCTCGCCTCGCCCTGGCTGTGGTCACTGTTCGGCAGCTTGCCCGGCGCGTCGATCCAGGCCGGTGGCGCAGCGTTGGTGC of Pseudomonas azotoformans contains these proteins:
- a CDS encoding protealysin inhibitor emfourin yields the protein MQISLKENGGPAFFPGLAKPRTVELDSLPEQDQQELRQLVEACDFFQLPQSSEPAPGNPGQVHYTLTVKEDQREHTVCVLAPVKSQALEGLVQCVRRHIRA
- a CDS encoding M4 family metallopeptidase, translated to MCDRHHRNPIFCLIPPYMLDQIARNGDKAQRDIALRTRAKDSTFRSLRMVAVPAKGPAHLALAMGADKRRSIYSAEGSDSLPGKLIRGEGQPVSGDAAVDEAYDGLGATFDFFDQVFDRNSIDDAGMALDATVHFGQNYNNAFWNSTQMVFGDGDGELFNRFTVALDVIGHELAHGVTEDEAKLMYFNQSGALNESLSDVFGSLIKQYALKQKAEDADWLIGKGLFTKKIKGTALRSMKAPGTAFDDKLLGKDPQPGHMDDFVQTYEDNGGVHINSGIPNRAFYQVATNIGGFAWERAGRIWYDALRDARLRPNSGFLRFARITYDVAGRLYGANKDEQKAVKEGWKAVGISV
- a CDS encoding DNA/RNA non-specific endonuclease, whose product is MPARKTKIDLAHRPRLTDLRPLIAPSPTLLEARAATPRVTPAKDLKDRRGYAEDFLGSFGVPWPTLEEALASDAQKRLDYTHFSITMSRAKRLALYVGVNIDGGQHVDIIRSNDTWAYDGRLPVDAQVGEALYASNGLDRGHLVRRQDPNWGDVAQTANLDTFHFTNCSPQMSGFNQKTWLELEDYILDNTQRWKARATVFSGPVFADDDRMYRGVQIPKAFWKVVAYLSDDGKPSASAYMIDQSRELGQLELVFGQLRTYQRSVIQIERLTGIRFGNLADYDGFSNEERATGTRIEALIQGPEDIRL
- a CDS encoding ABC transporter substrate-binding protein, with translation MLPRVTALLTGIGFCALAHAAPTHYPLTVENCGSQITFPQAPARSVTIGQAATEMLYALGVGDKVVGTSLWFNSVLPQYKAQNDNIERLANNEPSFEAVIAKRPQLVAAELEWVVGPQGVVGTREQFHELKIPTYLLPSDCEGKDNLVGADGTRLEPFRIETIYKSIRQLAQIFDVQDRGQQLNDELKARLAKSVATVQGKGLKQASALVWFSSAEMASDPYVAGHKGIPEFMLQTLGLSNVVQSDEEWPAVGWETIAKANPTFLVIARMDRRRYPADDHEKKLAFLRSDPVTRNMDAVKNNRIIILDALALQASIRMFDGLEQLATAIDGYDLPK
- a CDS encoding FecCD family ABC transporter permease, whose translation is MMRTLLALALLLIAVLAGVAIGETAISPQVVLQVLANKLWGAGYVLDPIDEGVVWNYRLTRALVAAACGAGLATCGVILQSLLRNPLADPYLLGISAGASTGAVLVALMGVGGGLVSLSAGAFVGAMAAFALVILLARASGSASGTGQIILAGIAGSQLFNALTAFLITKSASSEQARGIMFWLLGNLSGVRWPSVWLAVPVAVVGLTVCLWHRRALDAFTFGSDSAASLGIPVRRVQFVLVGCAALVTAVMVSIVGSIGFVGLVIPHAVRLLLGTGHSRLLPASALGGALFLIAADVLSRTLIKGQVIPVGVVTALVGAPVFALILIGRRNAR
- a CDS encoding ABC transporter ATP-binding protein, producing the protein MSVLSCRGLGFKVREAELLRDVHLDVQLGETLGIVGPNGSGKSTLLKLLAGLRAPASGEVLLGGQRLGKLSRRAIAQQLAVVEQQADTDDAIRVFDAVALGRTPWLSALSPWSVEDDTIVKQALHDVDATHLSQRAWRSLSGGERQRVHIARALAQRPQILLLDEPTNHLDIQHQLAILKGVQGLPVTTLIALHDLNQALTCDRLAVLDRGQLVALGKPLEVLTPQRLHETFGVQAHYLTDPFDGAQILRLRPV
- a CDS encoding GNAT family N-acetyltransferase encodes the protein MSSRPIIQVAAASDIPEVLRFVLQARAELFPKLRATGMQTDLARFEAIYLHGDGRFLIARDEGQIVAAIGYLPYDGRFPQLDYQGRKTVEVVRLFVAPGFRRFGLAGQLYRALEAMAQADGVEVMYLHTHPFLPGAIEFWVRQGFDVVDVEADPVWRTTHMQRLLQTPVGASLLAKTS
- a CDS encoding GNAT family N-acetyltransferase; protein product: MAYIQQWEPTHEAGWRSQVERNLALWVDNFELLTVAVLDGQFVGYSLWKPEDSFAELYTINVSEAYRRNGIGRALLQAYGVAARGSGCTHLSLSVRPDNPARLMYECAGFIAVGTDAHGYLRYERANELGT
- a CDS encoding alpha/beta hydrolase; translation: MAYTPWPASEPELAEMRRFNQKLAWMPRFKIRNRVTPRLIQALLRTSQMLKKAPVAECKMVDSVPVRILRPSGKPKGVVLDIHGGGWVIGNAQMDDDLNLGMVNACEVAVVSVDYRLAVDTPVEGLMDDCLAAARWLLTTNEFAGLPVFVVGESAGGHLAAATLLALKQWPQLLQRVSGAVLYYGVYDLTGTPSVRTAGPQTLLLDGPGMVEALRMLTPGLSDDERRQPPLSPLYGDFEGLPPALMFVGELDPLKDDTLLIAERWPGAEAYLLPEAAHGFIHFPVVMGTQVLAYSREWISQRMNGEVLNLPSSD
- the tspO gene encoding tryptophan-rich sensory protein TspO; translation: MTFFIFLLACAAAASTGIIFKPGAWYDSLVKPSFTPPNWLFPVAWTIIYLLLAWAGYRLSLIPGSQMVLALWAAQIALNTLWTPVFFGAHRLVAGMVILAVLWLTVATMVVLAVQLDLITGLILFPYLAWLCVAAALNFSILRNNR
- a CDS encoding nucleotidyltransferase family protein translates to MTLTVETLLNLAMANPINAEITARLPDLGVDQCFLTAGCLFQAVWNHQSNLPAAQGVKDYDVFYFDTDLSYEAEDAVIRAAERLFQDLGVNVEVKNQARVHLWYGERFGRPYPQLHTARQGIDRYLVAGTCIGLEIATGEVYVPYGLEDVEQGVLRINPLHPEPALFVQKARSYQARWPWLNIVMP
- a CDS encoding YeeE/YedE family protein, with the translated sequence MTLSPDFTPWASLLGGALIGLSAGLFILLNGRIAGISGLLGSLLAKHAEGRAEKGLFLLGLLASPWLWSLFGSLPGASIQAGGAALVLAGLLVGLGTRYGAGCTSGHGICGLSRLSLRSLVAVACFMGSGFATVYLIRHLIGA